From the genome of Candidatus Electrothrix communis, one region includes:
- a CDS encoding efflux RND transporter periplasmic adaptor subunit: protein MKQIGSVLLRIILCLLILAGGYIGMKKMKGLKKPPAKVERKERALAVQVVQVRAEKAPVIISGYGEVVSRTVVTLPAEVAGRITFAHKDLQAGAIIKKGEILYRINEQDFRLNLETAQARFKSLSRDLELARKEYRRVSNLYKKNKVGTQSSVEKGEQSVNAISSQMIQVEQSIAQAKLQLARCVIRAPFTGRITELHADQDEYVTPGKDLLTLTDDSDLEMQVSLDSRDAVDWLRFKPRKEQDRFWFGLPEKTGCTVTWTENAATRAEGRLDRVVRFDPRTRSLTVAIRLQLDTASAFPLVQGMFCRVDIEGRALDRVFILPRTAVSFEQTVYVAEENRLRTRKVEVARAEDGTTFITGGLEEGELVIVTRLENPLESSLLNILTSVEKVEETESVDSLEAAQKFEENKAGKQ from the coding sequence ATGAAGCAAATCGGCTCGGTATTGCTGCGTATCATCCTCTGCCTGCTGATCCTTGCTGGCGGGTATATCGGCATGAAAAAGATGAAGGGACTGAAGAAGCCTCCTGCCAAGGTGGAGCGCAAAGAACGCGCCCTGGCTGTCCAAGTTGTGCAGGTGCGGGCGGAAAAGGCCCCGGTGATCATTTCCGGCTACGGCGAGGTCGTTTCCCGCACCGTGGTCACTCTGCCCGCCGAAGTCGCGGGCCGCATCACCTTTGCGCATAAAGATTTGCAGGCAGGGGCAATCATCAAAAAGGGAGAAATTCTGTACAGGATCAATGAGCAGGATTTCCGCCTGAATTTGGAAACAGCCCAGGCCCGTTTTAAAAGCCTGTCCCGCGATCTTGAGCTTGCCCGCAAGGAGTATCGGCGGGTCAGCAATCTGTACAAGAAGAACAAGGTCGGTACCCAGTCCAGTGTGGAAAAAGGTGAGCAGTCGGTCAACGCCATCAGCAGCCAGATGATTCAGGTGGAACAGAGCATTGCGCAAGCAAAGCTGCAACTTGCCCGTTGCGTGATCCGCGCTCCCTTTACCGGGCGCATCACCGAGCTGCATGCGGATCAGGATGAGTACGTAACCCCAGGGAAAGATTTGCTCACCCTGACCGATGACAGCGATCTGGAGATGCAGGTTTCTCTGGACAGCCGTGATGCAGTGGACTGGCTCCGTTTCAAGCCCCGTAAAGAGCAGGATCGCTTCTGGTTCGGCCTACCGGAAAAAACCGGCTGCACTGTCACTTGGACAGAGAACGCAGCCACTCGGGCTGAGGGCCGTTTGGACCGAGTGGTCCGTTTTGATCCCCGTACCCGCAGCCTGACCGTGGCCATTCGTTTGCAGCTGGATACGGCTTCGGCCTTTCCTCTGGTCCAGGGCATGTTCTGTCGGGTGGATATTGAGGGTCGCGCTCTTGACCGAGTATTCATCCTGCCCCGTACCGCAGTCAGTTTTGAACAGACCGTTTATGTTGCGGAAGAAAACCGTTTGCGCACCCGCAAGGTGGAGGTGGCACGGGCTGAGGACGGCACGACCTTTATCACCGGCGGGCTGGAGGAAGGCGAGCTGGTCATAGTCACCCGGCTGGAAAATCCGCTGGAAAGCAGCCTGCTCAATATCCTCACTTCGGTTGAGAAGGTTGAGGAAACTGAGTCGGTTGATTCGCTTGAAGCGGCGCAAAAATTCGAGGAGAATAAGGCGGGCAAACAATGA
- a CDS encoding BtrH N-terminal domain-containing protein, producing the protein MQLDLLIDFPHTQSAHCESGAAASLLNWHGIKLSEAMTFGIGGGLFYGYFPFIRINGLPLVTYRAAAGHILKRFGKIPGITMYEKRFRNQDQAMAELDAALAESIPVGLQTGVFWLPYFPRALRFHFNAHNLVVYGKEGDDYLISDPVFPQPVRCPAQDLARARFAAGALAPKGKMYYLAQAPDQLDLQPLIRQGIQSVCRMMLGSPFPLIGVKGIRFLAGRLVRWPERLGKESAELHLGHTVRMQEEIGTGGGGFRFMYAAFLQESGKELHDQALLDAATLFTQAGDRWRQFAVMAARICKGRGGLDDTYPAMAERIMACADLEEQAFRGLKDWLRENSAR; encoded by the coding sequence ATGCAACTTGATTTGTTGATTGATTTTCCCCATACCCAATCCGCCCATTGCGAAAGCGGAGCTGCTGCCAGCCTGCTCAACTGGCATGGTATCAAGCTTTCTGAGGCCATGACCTTTGGGATCGGTGGAGGCCTTTTCTATGGCTATTTTCCCTTTATTCGGATCAACGGCCTGCCCCTGGTGACCTACCGGGCTGCTGCTGGTCATATACTGAAGCGCTTTGGTAAGATTCCCGGCATCACGATGTATGAAAAACGATTCAGGAATCAGGATCAGGCAATGGCGGAGCTGGATGCGGCTCTTGCAGAGTCCATTCCGGTGGGCTTGCAGACCGGGGTTTTCTGGCTACCGTATTTTCCCAGGGCCTTGCGTTTTCATTTCAATGCCCATAATCTGGTGGTCTATGGCAAGGAAGGCGATGATTATCTGATCAGTGATCCGGTCTTTCCTCAACCGGTGCGCTGCCCGGCCCAGGATTTGGCTCGGGCCAGATTTGCTGCCGGTGCCTTGGCACCCAAGGGCAAGATGTATTATCTGGCTCAGGCTCCAGACCAGCTGGATTTGCAGCCGTTGATCCGGCAGGGAATTCAGTCTGTCTGCCGCATGATGCTCGGCAGTCCTTTTCCACTCATTGGGGTCAAGGGGATACGTTTTCTGGCCGGACGACTGGTGCGTTGGCCGGAACGTCTCGGTAAGGAGAGTGCTGAACTGCATCTCGGCCATACCGTGCGTATGCAAGAAGAGATAGGTACCGGTGGTGGTGGCTTCCGCTTTATGTACGCAGCCTTTCTTCAGGAAAGCGGCAAGGAACTCCACGATCAGGCCTTGCTTGATGCGGCGACCCTCTTTACCCAGGCGGGCGATCGTTGGCGGCAATTCGCGGTGATGGCTGCCCGGATATGTAAGGGGCGGGGCGGTCTGGATGACACCTACCCCGCTATGGCTGAGAGGATCATGGCCTGTGCCGACTTGGAAGAGCAGGCCTTCCGTGGTTTAAAGGATTGGCTGCGCGAAAATTCAGCCCGGTAA
- a CDS encoding polysaccharide deacetylase family protein: MLKISDKRCKAEKIGIIALLAALLCAFFFPVLIPLPLLSFLLLCFFAPFLPGSSFFLPIISRSSPGIEGVVLTFDDGPSPASTPALLALLACYRLPATFFVVGKKAARHPELIEQILAAGHSIGNHSWDHDYFLMLRSTKRIQQDLHNTQEVLARRGLRPLLFRPPVGITGPRLKNVLEEEGLIAVNYSCRALDRGNRNIAGLSEKIISRLRPGDIIMLHDLPAFQEEDSDLLYREFDCLFRMLAEKYMVSPLEEALQRPVMRPEKETGPPGTAC, from the coding sequence ATGTTGAAAATTTCCGACAAACGTTGTAAAGCCGAAAAAATCGGCATCATTGCTCTGCTGGCGGCCTTGCTCTGCGCTTTTTTTTTCCCGGTTCTGATACCCCTTCCTTTATTATCTTTCTTGCTTCTCTGTTTCTTTGCCCCGTTTCTTCCAGGAAGCAGTTTTTTCCTGCCGATCATCAGCCGGTCATCCCCAGGAATTGAGGGCGTTGTCCTGACCTTTGATGATGGACCGTCCCCAGCATCGACTCCGGCCCTGCTTGCCCTGCTTGCCTGTTACCGCTTGCCAGCAACCTTTTTTGTTGTCGGTAAAAAGGCCGCTAGGCACCCGGAGCTGATTGAGCAGATTCTGGCTGCCGGGCACAGCATCGGGAATCATAGCTGGGATCATGATTATTTCCTCATGTTGCGCAGCACCAAGAGGATTCAGCAGGATCTTCACAACACCCAGGAAGTGCTGGCGCGTCGGGGCCTTCGCCCTTTGCTCTTTCGTCCTCCGGTGGGTATCACTGGCCCTCGTCTCAAAAATGTTTTGGAGGAGGAAGGGTTGATCGCGGTAAACTACAGCTGCCGCGCCCTTGATCGGGGGAATCGTAATATTGCTGGTTTGAGCGAAAAGATTATCAGCAGACTGCGGCCCGGTGATATCATTATGCTCCATGATCTCCCGGCCTTTCAGGAGGAAGACAGCGATTTACTGTACAGGGAATTCGACTGCCTGTTCAGGATGTTGGCAGAAAAATACATGGTTAGCCCTCTGGAAGAGGCCCTACAACGCCCGGTGATGCGTCCAGAAAAGGAAACGGGTCCACCGGGAACTGCCTGTTGA
- a CDS encoding SulP family inorganic anion transporter gives MKRFKFIEQKRGTVKDDILSGLTVAIALVPEAVAFAFIAGVSPVVGLYGAFMMGLVTSVIGGRPGMISGATGATAIVMVSLVKIGTDMGGEGAGLQYLFATLLLVGVLQVLAGVFRFGKFVRLIPHPVMMGFVNGLAIVIFLAQLDMFKVDGAWMQGTPLYTMLGLVGLTMAILYVLPKYTTKVPAALVAIITVALLVIFTGIDTATVLSFVQAKGGTGIQAGLPVFNVPAIPFTWETLYFIFPYAAIIASVGLIESLMTLNLIDELTNTHGNTNKESIAQGAANIVNGFLGGMGGCAMIGQSIINIKSGGRGRLSGIVAALSLLVFILFGSSYIEMIPVAALVGLMFMVVVGTFAWSTFGVLDKIPLSDALVIFLVTILTVMFDLAIAVLAGVIVSALVFAWENAIRIRARKSIDENGVKHYEIFGPLFFGSVQMFNSKFDVESDPDEVIIDFKDSRVADHSGIEAINKLAQKYEQAGKSISLQHLSPDCRKLIHKADKLIQVDIIEDPEYTVAAGGFEDYSPV, from the coding sequence ATGAAAAGATTTAAATTCATAGAGCAGAAACGAGGGACGGTTAAAGACGATATCCTTTCCGGATTGACGGTTGCTATAGCCTTGGTCCCGGAAGCGGTCGCCTTTGCCTTTATTGCCGGTGTATCCCCTGTCGTCGGTCTGTACGGAGCCTTCATGATGGGCTTGGTGACTTCGGTGATTGGCGGTCGTCCAGGAATGATCTCCGGTGCCACTGGTGCCACAGCCATTGTCATGGTGTCCTTGGTCAAAATAGGCACAGATATGGGCGGGGAGGGCGCAGGCTTGCAATATCTTTTTGCCACCCTCCTATTGGTCGGGGTGCTTCAGGTTCTGGCCGGGGTTTTTCGCTTTGGCAAGTTTGTTCGTCTCATCCCTCATCCGGTGATGATGGGCTTTGTCAACGGCCTGGCCATAGTCATTTTTCTTGCCCAACTGGACATGTTCAAGGTTGACGGCGCATGGATGCAGGGAACGCCTCTCTATACCATGCTCGGGCTTGTTGGCCTGACCATGGCCATCCTTTATGTTCTGCCCAAGTACACGACCAAGGTGCCGGCAGCCCTTGTCGCTATTATTACTGTTGCCTTATTGGTCATCTTCACAGGAATCGATACCGCAACGGTCCTGTCTTTTGTCCAGGCAAAAGGCGGAACCGGTATTCAGGCAGGCTTGCCCGTCTTTAACGTTCCGGCTATTCCCTTCACCTGGGAAACCTTGTATTTTATCTTCCCGTATGCCGCGATCATTGCCTCAGTGGGTCTGATCGAGTCTTTGATGACCTTGAACCTTATTGATGAATTGACCAATACCCACGGTAACACCAATAAAGAAAGTATTGCTCAGGGAGCGGCAAACATTGTGAACGGTTTTCTGGGGGGAATGGGCGGTTGCGCCATGATTGGCCAGAGTATCATTAATATCAAATCCGGCGGACGCGGACGCCTCTCCGGGATTGTGGCAGCCTTATCCCTGCTCGTGTTCATCCTTTTCGGCTCTTCATACATCGAGATGATTCCGGTGGCAGCCTTGGTCGGCCTGATGTTTATGGTTGTTGTTGGTACTTTTGCCTGGAGCACCTTTGGTGTCCTTGATAAAATTCCCCTGTCCGATGCCCTGGTTATCTTCTTGGTCACAATATTAACTGTAATGTTTGATCTGGCCATTGCTGTGCTTGCCGGTGTTATTGTTTCCGCCCTGGTCTTTGCCTGGGAAAATGCCATTCGCATCAGGGCCAGGAAGAGTATTGATGAAAACGGGGTAAAGCATTATGAGATATTCGGGCCGCTTTTTTTCGGTTCCGTGCAGATGTTCAACAGTAAGTTTGATGTAGAAAGCGATCCTGACGAGGTCATTATCGACTTTAAGGACTCCAGAGTTGCTGACCATTCCGGTATTGAAGCCATTAATAAATTGGCTCAGAAATATGAGCAGGCCGGGAAGAGCATCAGCCTTCAGCATCTCAGCCCTGATTGTCGGAAGCTCATCCATAAGGCAGATAAACTTATTCAGGTCGATATTATAGAAGATCCTGAGTACACAGTTGCTGCGGGCGGGTTTGAGGATTACTCGCCTGTGTAG
- a CDS encoding acyloxyacyl hydrolase yields MIKDRLQFVRFLSCMFCLLGTVLLSRGTANAAELVNPFDFSQDSYVFLGGYGQSVPGWGKTEERVTTLELIPRCNHRIIDNMGSGWYRGFHSILLEVPLSLVLSPDESAMLGITFLGAYTFTADPIWQPYLFGGGGPVYNFADIPGMGADINGNYQFGIGLEYAWTENRKLLVESRYHHISNNGSEDPNDPLNAYKLLVGVTF; encoded by the coding sequence ATGATAAAAGACCGTTTGCAGTTCGTCCGTTTTCTCTCCTGTATGTTCTGTCTTCTTGGAACTGTTCTTTTGAGCAGGGGCACGGCGAATGCGGCAGAGCTGGTTAACCCCTTTGATTTTTCCCAGGACAGCTATGTGTTCTTGGGCGGCTATGGTCAGTCTGTTCCTGGTTGGGGAAAGACTGAAGAACGGGTAACAACCTTGGAGCTGATTCCTCGTTGTAATCATAGGATCATAGATAATATGGGCTCTGGCTGGTACAGGGGCTTTCACTCCATTTTGCTCGAAGTACCTCTCTCCTTGGTGCTCAGCCCTGATGAATCAGCCATGCTGGGGATAACTTTCCTCGGTGCTTACACCTTCACCGCTGATCCGATCTGGCAGCCCTACCTGTTCGGAGGTGGTGGGCCGGTCTATAACTTCGCCGATATTCCGGGTATGGGAGCGGATATCAACGGAAACTATCAGTTTGGTATCGGGCTGGAATACGCCTGGACGGAAAATCGCAAACTGCTCGTGGAATCACGCTACCATCATATTTCCAATAACGGCAGTGAAGATCCCAATGATCCGCTCAATGCCTATAAGCTTCTGGTGGGAGTGACTTTCTGA
- a CDS encoding MarR family transcriptional regulator — MADQQTIEQAGYIFSVGKMIRDHMHNSLAQLHGNDRNSDGCELSMAQMNLMMAVRGQEELTLSGLAEMLKVSPPSVSVMVERLVERNMLTRSRSAQDRRKVIIALSSDAELHIEKMEEQMLTTFIRLVEELGPETARKWGEVLQRVEEVLRRQNEKQTEHTENIGKKL; from the coding sequence TTGGCCGATCAACAAACCATAGAACAGGCCGGGTATATCTTTTCCGTGGGCAAGATGATCCGGGATCATATGCATAACAGCTTAGCTCAGTTGCACGGTAATGACCGAAATTCCGATGGCTGCGAATTATCCATGGCCCAGATGAACCTGATGATGGCCGTGCGGGGTCAGGAAGAACTCACCCTCAGCGGGCTGGCTGAGATGCTCAAGGTTTCCCCGCCTTCGGTCTCAGTGATGGTGGAACGGTTGGTGGAGCGGAATATGCTGACCAGAAGCCGTTCCGCGCAGGATCGGCGCAAGGTGATTATAGCCCTGAGTTCGGATGCCGAGCTGCATATCGAAAAGATGGAAGAGCAGATGCTGACGACCTTTATCAGGTTGGTTGAGGAGCTGGGGCCGGAGACCGCCCGCAAATGGGGCGAGGTCCTGCAACGGGTTGAAGAGGTGCTCAGGCGGCAGAACGAAAAACAGACAGAACACACAGAAAATATAGGGAAAAAGTTATGA
- a CDS encoding PhnD/SsuA/transferrin family substrate-binding protein, translating into MTKSFLAAFSLLLILIAPSLAAQEKSTGEVKIGILSWRGPLGFKKSWGGTSKYLSEEIGRPVVILPLEFKDVLPAVKNGEVDFFTADPSMFMSAKIQYGASEILTMKLSTADSVGAVLFTRTDNQDVTNLTDLNGKKFGALQRWSFGGWQMAEKEFRNTGIDPYPFLHTLRFFDRPDAVVKAVLSGRVDAGTVPASILERLAKTGKIQMEDIKILKKKDYPDFPYACSTELYPGFPLAKTTAVDQTLANELADALKALQPGNKLLRAARMKGWVDPLDYTDIEIVQSQLKGGGYTGRRTH; encoded by the coding sequence ATGACAAAAAGTTTTCTAGCAGCATTTTCCCTGCTACTCATCTTAATCGCACCAAGTTTAGCGGCTCAAGAGAAGAGTACTGGTGAAGTCAAAATAGGGATCCTTTCCTGGCGAGGCCCGTTGGGTTTTAAAAAGAGCTGGGGGGGTACCAGCAAATATCTTAGCGAAGAAATCGGGAGACCGGTTGTCATTCTGCCTTTGGAGTTTAAAGATGTTCTGCCCGCCGTAAAAAATGGGGAAGTTGATTTTTTTACCGCTGACCCTTCCATGTTCATGAGCGCAAAGATACAATACGGTGCAAGTGAAATATTGACCATGAAATTGAGCACTGCCGACTCCGTCGGAGCAGTGCTCTTTACAAGAACAGATAATCAAGATGTAACAAACTTGACCGACCTCAATGGTAAAAAATTCGGTGCGTTACAGCGTTGGTCCTTTGGCGGCTGGCAGATGGCGGAAAAAGAATTCCGCAATACGGGTATTGACCCCTACCCCTTTCTCCACACGCTGCGGTTTTTTGACAGACCCGATGCTGTGGTGAAGGCGGTCCTTAGTGGACGGGTTGATGCTGGCACCGTGCCTGCCAGCATCTTGGAACGGCTAGCAAAAACAGGAAAAATACAAATGGAGGATATAAAAATTCTGAAAAAAAAAGATTACCCTGACTTCCCTTATGCATGCTCAACAGAGCTTTACCCCGGCTTTCCTTTGGCCAAAACAACCGCTGTCGACCAGACCTTAGCCAATGAGCTTGCCGATGCACTCAAAGCCTTACAACCGGGAAACAAACTTCTAAGGGCAGCCCGAATGAAAGGCTGGGTTGATCCGCTTGACTACACAGACATTGAAATCGTTCAATCACAGCTCAAAGGCGGTGGATACACTGGGCGACGAACTCATTGA
- a CDS encoding Na/Pi symporter, with the protein MATNIDKILDKIPASALALACLTVLIPAGPLWAGNNNDAEGISWVMLFLGITGGLAFFLYGMELMSEGLKKTAGNKMRSILAALTKNRFIGLLMGAFVTTVIQSSSATTVMLVSFVQAELMTFAQSLGVILGADIGTTITAQLVAFKVSDYALAMIAVGFGVRMFGKSEKIKSIGDILLGFGVLFYGMKLMSDSMAPLRTYPQFIDMMKSMENPLLGILAGTVFTALVQGSGATTGVVIVLAQQGLISLEGGIAVILGANIGTCVTALLACIGTRREAKRVAVAHVLFKIVGVLLIVPFLGPFADMIRSLAAQFDSGTARQIANAHTVFNVGIALCFLPFTDLFAHAILRLMPDKPRERGIEPAARHLEDSLVSTPAIALELAHAEIARMAKILRRMHNAAILPFITAHDQLPRDEVHPEQLDLLQGIAMREQKINFLEEKIRQYLLKISRQQLAEGQGSEVNALLSLLDSMESIGDIIIRQMVPLAKKKGQLDADFSEEGRRELISYHKKIGKQLGRLEKMMGASDGILARKVRKKKKRYDRLSQRLRHHHLRRLLDMKEQSVETHEIHLELLDALNQINGFSADIAKSLLKGGIQDRPSEKQNKDQPSEKQDKDQPSEKQDKDQPSEKQDKDQPSEKQDKDQPSEKQDKDQPSEKQDKDQPSEKQDKGQPSEELDTTGEEPSQQPAG; encoded by the coding sequence ATGGCCACAAATATAGACAAAATTCTAGACAAGATCCCTGCTAGTGCCTTAGCCTTGGCCTGCTTGACTGTCCTTATTCCCGCAGGACCGCTCTGGGCGGGTAACAACAACGACGCCGAAGGCATCTCCTGGGTGATGTTGTTTCTGGGGATAACCGGAGGATTGGCCTTTTTCCTGTACGGCATGGAACTGATGAGCGAGGGGCTCAAAAAAACGGCTGGCAACAAAATGCGCTCCATCCTGGCTGCTCTGACCAAAAACCGGTTCATAGGTCTCCTGATGGGTGCCTTTGTCACCACGGTCATCCAGTCATCCAGCGCCACCACCGTGATGCTGGTCAGCTTTGTCCAGGCGGAACTGATGACCTTCGCCCAGTCCCTGGGCGTCATCCTGGGGGCCGACATCGGCACCACCATCACGGCCCAGCTGGTTGCTTTCAAAGTGAGCGACTATGCCCTGGCCATGATCGCCGTAGGCTTTGGTGTGCGCATGTTCGGCAAGAGTGAAAAAATCAAGAGCATCGGCGACATCCTGTTAGGCTTTGGCGTCCTCTTTTACGGCATGAAGCTGATGAGCGATTCCATGGCGCCGTTGCGCACTTACCCGCAGTTCATCGACATGATGAAGTCCATGGAAAACCCGCTGCTGGGCATCCTGGCCGGGACGGTGTTCACGGCCCTTGTCCAGGGTTCCGGCGCCACCACTGGCGTGGTCATCGTCCTAGCCCAGCAAGGACTGATCAGCCTCGAAGGAGGTATTGCGGTCATCCTGGGCGCCAATATCGGAACCTGCGTCACCGCCCTGCTGGCCTGCATCGGCACCCGGCGCGAGGCAAAACGGGTGGCCGTGGCCCATGTTCTGTTCAAAATAGTCGGGGTCCTGCTCATCGTGCCCTTTTTAGGGCCCTTTGCCGACATGATCCGTTCTCTGGCCGCCCAGTTCGACTCGGGAACGGCCCGGCAGATCGCCAATGCGCACACGGTCTTCAACGTGGGCATCGCCCTTTGTTTTCTCCCCTTCACCGACCTGTTCGCCCATGCCATCCTTCGCCTCATGCCCGATAAGCCCAGGGAAAGGGGCATTGAGCCCGCCGCCCGGCATCTGGAGGATTCCCTGGTCTCCACCCCGGCCATTGCCCTGGAACTGGCCCATGCCGAGATCGCCCGCATGGCCAAGATCCTGCGCCGCATGCATAACGCGGCCATCCTTCCCTTTATCACCGCCCATGATCAATTGCCTCGTGACGAGGTCCATCCTGAGCAACTGGACCTACTGCAGGGCATTGCCATGCGGGAGCAGAAGATCAACTTTTTAGAAGAGAAAATACGCCAGTACCTGCTCAAAATAAGCCGTCAGCAACTGGCTGAGGGACAGGGCAGCGAGGTCAACGCCCTGTTATCCCTCCTGGACAGCATGGAGAGTATCGGCGATATCATCATCCGCCAGATGGTGCCCCTGGCGAAAAAGAAAGGACAGCTGGACGCTGACTTTTCAGAGGAGGGGCGCCGGGAACTGATCAGCTATCACAAGAAGATCGGCAAACAGCTGGGTAGGCTGGAGAAGATGATGGGCGCTTCCGACGGCATCCTAGCTCGTAAGGTTCGAAAAAAGAAAAAACGGTATGACCGACTCAGTCAGCGGTTGCGCCACCACCATCTCCGGCGTCTGCTGGACATGAAAGAACAGTCGGTGGAGACCCACGAAATCCACCTTGAATTGCTTGATGCCCTGAACCAGATCAACGGCTTTAGCGCCGACATTGCCAAGTCCCTGCTCAAGGGAGGGATACAGGATCGACCATCTGAAAAACAGAACAAGGATCAACCATCCGAGAAACAGGACAAGGATCAACCATCCGAGAAACAGGACAAGGATCAACCATCCGAGAAACAGGACAAGGATCAACCATCCGAGAAACAGGACAAGGATCAACCATCCGAGAAACAGGACAAGGATCAACCATCCGAGAAACAGGACAAGGATCAACCATCCGAGAAACAGGACAAGGGGCAACCATCCGAAGAACTGGATACAACAGGCGAAGAGCCGTCACAACAGCCTGCCGGTTGA